GAAACCGCCTTCTTGATCCTCAGTGAACGAGGAGACCACACCTCCAATTTTCGAAGGCAGGTCCCCAACGACGTCGTCACCCAGTCGCCGAATACCACTTTCACCCGCAAGCAGGCGCGACCAGGAGATACCGACATTCGCACCAAGGGGACTTACAGCTCCCATTCCTGTTACAACGATACGACGCATGTGTTCTCACCTGTATTCAGTTTAAAATAGGCATGCCTCTAGCCTCCCGGCCGACGATGCGGTCAGGGTCTGTTGTTAAAACATGCAGTACGTACGGCCTCGAAGACGCTCTCACCCGAACCGGGCGGTATCTAAAGCTGGTCCTTATTCGCGCCGAGTTATCGAACCAGCTCAGCCTTCAGACGACATCGTCACCGCGCGCAATGCTTCTGACTTCGCTGGCCGCCGCGTCGAGGATCCCTTGCGACAAATTCTGGTCTTCCATGATCCGTGACAGCGTAACGGCCCCCACCATGAGTGACAGTATGGCCATCGCCCTACTGCTGGGATTAGAGTCCTTTTCGCCGATCAGTTCATCCAGAACCTCAAAGTGAGCCCGGATCCCGACTTCAAACGGGCGCCTTACCTCTTCGCTCTGGCGAGCCGCGTCCGATCCCAACGCCACCAAAGGGCAACCCTCTGCTTTTTCGCCTCTGTGGTCCGAGGAGAGATAGAACTCCATGACGGCTTCAAGCGGATCCGGACTGTTCGCCGCCGCCGCTGACCATCTTCGGGTAGCACTTTCCATTGCGCGCCTCGAGGCCAGCGCAGCAAGGTCGTCCTTCGACGCGAACTGCTTGTAGAAACCACCTTGGGTAAGGCCAGCACCCTTCATCAGATCCTTGAGCCCGATGCCATCGAAGCCATGTTCTCGAAAAAGACGACTTGCGACGTTGATCACCGTCTCACGGTTCTCCTCGGCCTGTGCCCGGCTCACTCTCATATCGACCTCCGTTTAGATTTCATTTGACATCTATAATGCAAATAGAGTTAGATCGCAATCTAAATTATCCGCGTCGCCGGTCAAGAAGAGAAACTGAAAATGAAACGCAAACATGTCCTGACTTTCGTAGGTCTCGTGGCAGCGGCAGCGGCAGCCGGTGCCTTTTTCCTGGTTTTCGAACCCGCCAGACGGGAGGCCGAGGCTGCTGACCCAAGGACGGCTTCACCACTGGTAAGAGTGGCTGAGGCGGCGAGGACTGGAACAGCGGAACGCTCGTTTACCGGCGCGGTCGCTTCCCGGGTACAGAGCAATCTCGGATTTCGAGTTCCGGGCAAGATCCTTGAGCGGATGGTGGATGTGGGACAGCAGGTCAGGCAAGGTCAGGCTCTGATGCGCATTGACGAGACCGATCTCCAGCTTGCGCTCACAGCGAAGCGCAATACCGCTGCCGCAGCACGCGCCGTTCTGATCCAGGTGCAAGCAGACGAAAAGCGCTATGCGGCGCTGGTAAAAAATGGATTGGCGGCCACTCCACAGCGCTATGAACAAGCTAAGGCGGCGCTCGACACTGCCATGGCACAACTTGCAGCAGCTGAAGCGGAAGCCGAGGTCGCGGAAAACGCGGCCAGCTATACCGTTCTTCTAGCAGATTCGGATGGAATTGTCATCGATACTCTCGGAGATCCCGGGCAGGTCGTTGCAGCGGGTCAGACCGTCATTCAACTTGCCCAGGCGGGGCCGCGTGAAGCTGTTGTCTGGCTACCAGAGACCCTGCGGCCGAAGATCGGTTCCGAAGCGCAGGCCAGTGTCTATGGAGGCGAGGGTCTAAGCGGGAAGGCAAGGCTGCGACAGATTTCCGATTCTGCCGATCCCCAAACTCGGACTTACGAGGCGCGTTATATTCTCGAAGGCAACGCGGCCTCAGCCCCGATTGGCTCGACTGTGACAATCAGAATTCTAGATGCTGACCGCCAATCGGAGGTTGCCGTACCAGTGGGCGCTATCCTGGACGATGGTAGTCGGACAGGTGTGTGGGTGGTCGATAACACATCTTCATCCGTGAAGTTTACTCCGATCGAAGTGAAGCGGATCGGCGAAGAGACGGCGTTTGTTATCGGAGTGGGGGTTGGCCAACAGGTTGTCGCTCTCGGCGCGCATCTGCTTGAAAATGGCGCCACCGTCAGGGTTGCCTCTCAGCAAGAGGTGACAAAGTAATGAACTTCAACCTTTCCGCCATCGCCGTTCGCGAACGCGCCGCTACCTTGTTCTTCATCGTTCTGCTGGCAGCTGCGGGCGCCTACGCCTTCGTCAAGCTGGGACGCGCCGAGGATCCCTCCTTCACCATCAAGACACTGACGGTCACATCAGTTTGGCCGGGTGCCACAGCGCGCGAAATGCAGGATCTTGTGGCGGAGCCCCTAGAGAAGCGTATCCAGGAACTCACCTGGTACGACCGCGTCGAGATGACAACGCGACCGGGTTACGCCTTCCTGACGGTCACGCTCAAAGACAATACGCCAGCATCTGCCGTCGACGAGGAGTTCTATCAGGCGCGCAAGAAGCTCGGTGACGAAGCCCCAAATTTGCCCCCGGGCGTTATTGGCCCGTTTGTCAACGACGAGTATTCCGATGTCAGCTTCGGCCTTTACGCATTGAAGGCGAACGGGATGCCGATGCGCGACCTCGTCCGGCAGGCCGAGGTCATCCGCCAGGATCTCCTGCATGTCCCCGGAGTTAAGAAAATCAACATTCTCGGAGAGCGCCCAGAACAGATCTTCGTCGAATTTTCCTATGCCAAGCTGGCAACACTTGGAATATCGGCGCAGGATATCGCTGCTGCTTTACAGAGACAGAACACAGTCACGCCCGCGGGCTCAATCGACACCAGAGGGCCACAGGTCTTTATCCGGTTCGACGGGGCCTACAACAGCGTGCAGGCGATTGCCGACACGCCCATTGTTGCTGCTGGACGAACACTTAAGCTCTCCGATCTGGCCGATGTGCGACGCGGTTATCAGGACCCCGCAACCTATGTCATCCGCCATGAGGGCGAACCCGCGATCATGCTCGGCGCGGTGATGCAAGCGGGCTGGAACGGACTGGATCTCGGCAAGGCGCTTGAGGCTCGGTCCGCCGCGATCGCGCAGACACTGCCGCTGGGCATGACTCTCACTAAGGTCAGCGATCAGGCCGTGAACATCGATGAGGCGGTCGGTGAGTTCATGCTCAAGTTCGCAATGGCGCTTGGTGTCGTTCTGTTCGTAAGCCTGGTTGCACTGGGCTGGCGTGTCGGTATCGTCGTGGCCCTTGCCGTGCCGCTCACACTTGCGGTTGTCTTCCTCATCATGCTGGAAACAGGGCGGTTTTTCGATCGCATCACGCTCGGCGCTTTGATCCTTGCACTGGGGCTTCTGGTTGACGATGCCATCATCGCGATAGAAGTCATGGTCGTGAAGATGGAAGAGGGCATGGACCGCATCAAGGCGGCCGCCTATGCGTGGAGCCATACCGCGGCGCCGATGCTATCGGGCACGCTGGTCACGATCATCGGACTGATGCCCGTGGGTTTTGCAAAATCAACCGCTGGCGAGTACGCTGGCAATATCTTCTGGGTCGTCGGTTTCGCGCTGATCGTATCCTGGATCGTCGCGGTGACGTTTACGCCCTACCTTGGCGTAAAGATGCTGCCAAAAATCAAGCCAGTCGAGGGCGGTCATCACGCCATCTACGATACGCCGAACTACCGTCGCCTGCGTTCCGTCATCGAGTTCGCCGTCCGGCATAAATTTATGGTATGCGCCGTGGTTGGCATCGCCATGGCCGCCTCGGTCGTCGGGATGGGCGGTGTGAAGCAGCAGTTCTTCCCGACATCGGACCGTCCCGAGGTGCTGGTTGAAGTGCGCATGCCCGAAGGCACGGGCATCGAGGCCACATCATCGGCGGTGAAGAAAGTCGAAGATTGGCTACAGGCTCAGCCAGAGACAAAGATCGTCACTAGCTATGTGGGGCAGGGCGCACCCCGGTTCTTCTTTGCCATGGCTCCGGAATTGCCAGATCCCGCCTTCGCCAAGGTCGTCGTGCTGACGCCGGATGCCCATGCACGCGAAGAACTGAAGCACCGCCTTCGTGCCGCAATATCGGAGGGTCTTGTTCCCGAGGCCTCCGTGCGCGTGACCCAGCTCGTATTTGGACCGTATACGCCGTTCCCAGTCGAGTTCCGGATCATGGGGCCTGATCAGGATGAACTCTACAAGATTTCCGAGCAAGCTCTGGCAATTATGAAAACTGTGCCCGATGTCCGTCAGGCCAACCGGGATTGGGGCAACCGTACGCCGGTGTTACGCTTTATTTCGGATCAGGAGAGGCTTAATCTGATCGGTCTTTCACCGTCGGAAGCGGCTCAGCAGATGCAGTTGCTGCTCAGCGGTGTTCCTGTCACACAGGTTCGCGACAATATCCGCAACGTGCCTGTTGTCGCACGCAGCGCTGGCGAAAATCGCCTCGATCCATCAAGGCTTGCCGACTTTTCGCTGATGAGCCGGAATGGCCGCCAGGTTCCCCTGGATCAGATGGGGCATTCCGAGATCCGCTTCGAAGAACCGATCCTGAAACGCCGCGACCGGACCCCGGTCATCACCATCAGGTCGGACATCAACGAGGCGACACAGCCTCCGGAGGTCTCGCAACAGGTCATGAAGGCCCTTCAGCCGCTGATCGCATCGCTTCCAGTTGGATACCGCATCGAAATGGGCGGCAACATCGAGGAGTCCCTGAAGGCCAACGTTGCCCTTGTGCAGGTTTTCCCACTGATGATCGCAGCTATGTTGATCGTCATCATCCTGCAGGTTCGCAGTCTATCGACAATGACAATGGTGATGCTGACCGCACCGCTTGGTCTTGCCGGGGTGGTTCCGACCTTGTTCTTGTTCAATCAGCCATTCGGCTTCAACGCTATTCTCGGATTGATCGGGCTCGCAGGCATCCTGATGCGAAACACGTTGATCCTCACTGAGCAGATCAAGGAGAACCAGGCGGCTGGTCTCGATGGCTACCATGCTGTCATCGAAGCCACTGTGCAGCGCACGCGCCCTGTCATCCTGACTGCTCTCGCGGCAATCCTGGCCTTCATACCTTTGACCCATTCCGTGTTCTGGGGATCGATGGCTTATACTCTGATCGGTGGCACAGCGGTAGGCACAGTGATGATCCTGCTCTTCCTTCCGGCCCTGTATGCCGTGTGGTTCCGTATCAAGCCACCCAAAGCAGATGGGAAAGAGGAAACGGTCGAACATCTGGCACAGCCGATGGCGCTGGCGGCAGAATAGGGGCGTCCATGCCACGTATCACGATCCCACAGGGGCGCACGGGCACCGAAGTCGAGATGTGGCGCGAGCGTATACTCGATGTGACGGAAGGACACTTTCGCCGCATCGGTTACCGGAAGACAGCCGATCGCGCTTATGATGCAGACAGCCGGCATGACCTCATCCTTGATCAAGGCGGCGAACCAGTCGTTCCGCCGCGCCGGCATCGCAAGCATCAACATGTCTATGATCGTATCGCTTACAAACAGCGATGGGGCATCGATTTGCCAAACTCAAACAATGGCGACGCATCGCAACACGCTATGACAAGCTCGCCGCCCAATTTCCTCGGCTTCATAAATCTCGCAAGCATCATGCTCTGGCTCAAATGATTAATTCGCCACTACAGCCTAGTCCTTCTCTGGGCCGCTTGGCGTCAAAGTCGATTCTTCGCGGGGCTACGCTTGCTATCAGGCCGAAGTCGAACTAAGTTTATGAGACTAAGTTCGAGGTAGGGCCATGCACACTGTAAATATTCACGAGGCGAAAACTCATTTGTCCCGGCTCATTGAGAAAGCAGCGAAAGGCGAGTCCTTTATCATTGCCAAATCGGGTAAGCCTTTGGTGAAGGTCGTCGCGGTCGAGACTCCTACCGCCGACGAAACTCGTCGCGTCGGATTCATGGCGGGGCAGTTTTCCGTACCGGAAGACTTCGATCGTATGGGTGGCGAAGATATCGAGAAACTGTTTGGCGGCGAATGATGAAACTCCTGCTGGATACGCATCTTCTGCTTTGGGCTGCGGGAGAGCCTGGGAAGCTGCCGCCCGCCGCTCTGGCTGAAATCGAGAATACCGAAAATGTCTTGCTATTTAGCGCGGCGAGTCTTTGGGAGGTGGCCATCAAGCGCGGACTTGGCCGGGCCGATTTTACCGTAGATCCACGACTACTTCGCCGCGGTCTCATCGATAACGGCTACCAAGAGCTCCCAATCACCAGCGCACACGCAGTAGCGGTGGATGGACTGCCAGCGATCCATAAGGACCCCTTTGATCGGATTTTAGTCGCTCAATCGATCGTGGAGGGTGTCACCTTGTTGACTGTCGATGAACTGGTCGGGCAGTATCCAGCTCCCATTCGCTGTATGCAAAAATAGCGCGAAATCCCCTGCTCGCTCATTCGGAGCGCGCCGGTGTGGACGAATTCCCGCGTGTTCATGTTTCCCTCAGTCGCGCCGAGGCGTAGGCGCTTCAAGGACGTTCATTTATCTTTGCGATTGCACCGAGCCGGACGCACGATTTGCGCCCCCGGCGTTCAGTACCCAGACGTTCTACTTGTTTGGTAATGATGTTCCCGCAGACTTAAGGTTGAATTGCGTGCGATCGAGGAGGCTTGGAGGCGCTTGTCAAATGCCGATAGAGCTCCAGCGCATAATCTTCCTTGCCGTAGATGAAGCGATAGATCGTCTCGGTGCAGACACGCACGGCGCTGACGCCATCGGCGAACAGGCGACCGGCGATCTGTTCCGGTGACCACAGCGCCTCCAGCTGCTCGATGACCAGTGCGCGCAATTGCGGGTGCCGCATCAGCTTCCTCAAACGCCGCCGTCGCTCTTTGCGGATGTCGTCGGCAACCGTTGGGAAGTAGCCGCTGTATTCGGGCAGTTCGCGATCGTGGAATGTATTGCGCCTGATCTCGCGATAGATGGTGGAACGGTGACGACCGAGTTGGCGCGCCATTTCATTGATCGGCACCTTGCGTTCGACAAAGTGATAGAGGCGGCGGCGATCCGCCAGATTCAGCTGCGAATAGCTTCGTGACATCCCAAAATCTCCAAGGGGAAACATTGAAATCATTGGCATGTCGCGCTTCGAACTAGAATGTACCCGGCTACATACAAAAGTTGCATAATGTATCGACCGGAACGGCGCTGCACACAGCGAACTGACCCCGGAATTCTATTTTTTTGCCAATACCGAACCGCGGCGTCGCCTCGCCTCC
Above is a genomic segment from Ensifer canadensis containing:
- a CDS encoding efflux RND transporter permease subunit — translated: MNFNLSAIAVRERAATLFFIVLLAAAGAYAFVKLGRAEDPSFTIKTLTVTSVWPGATAREMQDLVAEPLEKRIQELTWYDRVEMTTRPGYAFLTVTLKDNTPASAVDEEFYQARKKLGDEAPNLPPGVIGPFVNDEYSDVSFGLYALKANGMPMRDLVRQAEVIRQDLLHVPGVKKINILGERPEQIFVEFSYAKLATLGISAQDIAAALQRQNTVTPAGSIDTRGPQVFIRFDGAYNSVQAIADTPIVAAGRTLKLSDLADVRRGYQDPATYVIRHEGEPAIMLGAVMQAGWNGLDLGKALEARSAAIAQTLPLGMTLTKVSDQAVNIDEAVGEFMLKFAMALGVVLFVSLVALGWRVGIVVALAVPLTLAVVFLIMLETGRFFDRITLGALILALGLLVDDAIIAIEVMVVKMEEGMDRIKAAAYAWSHTAAPMLSGTLVTIIGLMPVGFAKSTAGEYAGNIFWVVGFALIVSWIVAVTFTPYLGVKMLPKIKPVEGGHHAIYDTPNYRRLRSVIEFAVRHKFMVCAVVGIAMAASVVGMGGVKQQFFPTSDRPEVLVEVRMPEGTGIEATSSAVKKVEDWLQAQPETKIVTSYVGQGAPRFFFAMAPELPDPAFAKVVVLTPDAHAREELKHRLRAAISEGLVPEASVRVTQLVFGPYTPFPVEFRIMGPDQDELYKISEQALAIMKTVPDVRQANRDWGNRTPVLRFISDQERLNLIGLSPSEAAQQMQLLLSGVPVTQVRDNIRNVPVVARSAGENRLDPSRLADFSLMSRNGRQVPLDQMGHSEIRFEEPILKRRDRTPVITIRSDINEATQPPEVSQQVMKALQPLIASLPVGYRIEMGGNIEESLKANVALVQVFPLMIAAMLIVIILQVRSLSTMTMVMLTAPLGLAGVVPTLFLFNQPFGFNAILGLIGLAGILMRNTLILTEQIKENQAAGLDGYHAVIEATVQRTRPVILTALAAILAFIPLTHSVFWGSMAYTLIGGTAVGTVMILLFLPALYAVWFRIKPPKADGKEETVEHLAQPMALAAE
- a CDS encoding type II toxin-antitoxin system VapC family toxin, with amino-acid sequence MKLLLDTHLLLWAAGEPGKLPPAALAEIENTENVLLFSAASLWEVAIKRGLGRADFTVDPRLLRRGLIDNGYQELPITSAHAVAVDGLPAIHKDPFDRILVAQSIVEGVTLLTVDELVGQYPAPIRCMQK
- a CDS encoding efflux RND transporter periplasmic adaptor subunit encodes the protein MKRKHVLTFVGLVAAAAAAGAFFLVFEPARREAEAADPRTASPLVRVAEAARTGTAERSFTGAVASRVQSNLGFRVPGKILERMVDVGQQVRQGQALMRIDETDLQLALTAKRNTAAAARAVLIQVQADEKRYAALVKNGLAATPQRYEQAKAALDTAMAQLAAAEAEAEVAENAASYTVLLADSDGIVIDTLGDPGQVVAAGQTVIQLAQAGPREAVVWLPETLRPKIGSEAQASVYGGEGLSGKARLRQISDSADPQTRTYEARYILEGNAASAPIGSTVTIRILDADRQSEVAVPVGAILDDGSRTGVWVVDNTSSSVKFTPIEVKRIGEETAFVIGVGVGQQVVALGAHLLENGATVRVASQQEVTK
- a CDS encoding type II toxin-antitoxin system Phd/YefM family antitoxin yields the protein MHTVNIHEAKTHLSRLIEKAAKGESFIIAKSGKPLVKVVAVETPTADETRRVGFMAGQFSVPEDFDRMGGEDIEKLFGGE
- a CDS encoding TetR/AcrR family transcriptional regulator: MRVSRAQAEENRETVINVASRLFREHGFDGIGLKDLMKGAGLTQGGFYKQFASKDDLAALASRRAMESATRRWSAAAANSPDPLEAVMEFYLSSDHRGEKAEGCPLVALGSDAARQSEEVRRPFEVGIRAHFEVLDELIGEKDSNPSSRAMAILSLMVGAVTLSRIMEDQNLSQGILDAAASEVRSIARGDDVV